From a region of the Castanea sativa cultivar Marrone di Chiusa Pesio chromosome 10, ASM4071231v1 genome:
- the LOC142613553 gene encoding uncharacterized protein LOC142613553: protein MERSTPVRKPHTSTADLLTWSENPPADSPNLASSASRSATRSHQPSDGIRKVVFGGQVTDEEFESLNKRKPCSGYKMKEMTGSGIFHGESDAEESEIANLTPANKTGIRMYQQAVTGISHISFGEEDSVSPKKPTTLPEVAKQRELSGTLESEDANLKKQLSDAKCKELSGHDIFAPPPEILPRPITARTLDLKGSIEIGEAAPVRTSVKVSNPAGGQSNIMSDDEPVMKTAKKINDKKFTELSGNDIFKGDVPPSAADKSLSTAKLREMSGNDIFADGKAESRDYLGGVRKPPGGESSIALV from the exons atggaGAGGAGCACACCGGTGAGAAAACCACACACATCCACAGCAGATCTGCTCACTTGGTCTGAGAATCCCCCAGCCGATTCTCCTAACCTTGCCTCCTCTGCTTCTCGCTCCGCCACGCGCTCCCACCAG CCGTCCGATGGGATCCGTAAGGTTGTGTTTGGAGGACAAGTCACGGATGAGGAATTCGAGAGCTTAAACAAACG GAAACCTTGTTCAGGGTATAAAATGAAGGAGATGACTGGTAGTGGCATATTTCATGGAGAAAGTGATGCAGAAGAATCTGAAATTGCCAACCTTACTCCAGCTAACAAAACAGGAATACGCATGTACCAG CAAGCCGTAACCGGAATTAGCCATATCTCTTTTGGTGAGGAAGATAGTGTATCTCCCAAAAAGCCTACTACTTTGCCTGAGGTTGCAAAGCAGCGTGAGTTAAGTGGGACACTAGAAAGTGAGGACGCAAATTTGAAGAAGCAGCTCTCTGATGCAAAGTGCAAGGAGCTTAGTGGACATGACATCTTTGCACCCCCTCCTGAAATCTTACCTCGGCCAATAACTGCTCGTACATTGGACTTGAAAGGAAGCATAGAAATTGGTGAAGCTGCTCCAGTACGCACATCTGTCAAAGTTTCTAAT CCTGCTGGGGGTCAGAGCAATATTATGTCCGATGATGAACCTGTTATGAAGACGgccaagaaaataaatgacaagaAATTCACAGAGCTCTCGGGAAATGACATATTCAAGGGTGACGTTCCTCCATCAGCTGCTGATAAATCACTGAGTACGGCAAAACTGCGAGAGATGAGTGGCAATGACATCTTTGCTGATGGGAAGGCAGAGTCTCGAGACTATTTAGGTGGTGTACGCAAGCCCCCAGGCGGTGAGAGCAGCATTGCCCTGGTTTAA